The Prinia subflava isolate CZ2003 ecotype Zambia chromosome 2, Cam_Psub_1.2, whole genome shotgun sequence genomic sequence aggagggaagtcCCCCCTACAAACCCACCCTGGCTCAGCTGCTTCTGCCCCGTCTAGCACAAAGGTTtgcccccagcacctccttcaagcACTGCCCCACACCCAAGTGCACCCAGTGCTCCCCCAGAGCCAAGGAGAGGCTCTGACCATCATGAGACACCCCCGGAGCCCAGCACAAGCCCCTCTCCTccggcagctccagcccaaagGGAGCTGAGGGAATCCCTCCTAAAGCAGCCTcggcaggagctgcccctcgTCATccttccagctctccctggggctgctgccactCCACCCTAGTGGAGaccaagaaaagaaatgggacGGGCAGCACGACAgtgatattaaaatataataggGAACAGGACAGAAAGATACAGTGAGAAACAATGgcccacagagcaggaaagagtgacggaataaaaaaggaagagggatCCTGAGAGAGGCATGGAGGACAGAGAGTAGGACAGAACAGATAAGAAGCACAAACAGATAAAAGGACAGAGTGACACAGAAGGAATATCAGGGAGGACCTGggccagaatgagaaaatgaggggcagtgagcagggctgagcagtaAACACacactatttttatttctttcatatagatcttattttcttacatttttcaagccttttattttttaatatatatatagaaaagTTACATTTGTATTTCCAATTCCAGTAAAATTTCTTATATCCTAAAATCTTGTATATAAtagatacatttttatttgaaaatcaaGTTATATTCAAATCAATATTATACacacaaaaatgagaaactttACAGTTTTTAATACATAAATGAGTATGAGcagaaaatctgtatttattttaggtCTGATGATGTCCACAGTTGCACAAGCATAGTGTGACAATGATAACATTACTATCTATATTTAATACTAGGATATTTTGAATGGCAATATATAACAAGCCAAGCATGTTTTATAATCTgctatttaaagaaaactaaCAATAAGCTGATAACATGCAGCTTGGGATCTATCTGTAATTATCACATTTCTGGTTAAATTACAGCTCCTGACTGTAAAACCCCTGATAAATTACAATTTTAATCAATTACtcctcaaaataaataattgtgaGACATAATGTCATtaacataattaaaatttatattctTGCATATATAACATAGACCTTTATCAAATACCAAAATgtattgaaaaatatatttgtcaATTGCTTTTATGTGTTCTGTGAATACAGCAAATTACAATACTGTACTGTtgctaaaatataattttaatgtaTCCAGTTTCTGAGGTGCATATAGTACAAGAACAAATATTTGTAAAGGTCCAGTTTCACTTCTAACTTCTGAATAGTTGTCTCTAGTCTGCTGCatatattttagtattttgatTATGGATTATGATATGGATTAAGACAATGACATAATTCTTGGTCTTTTCAGCACATactgaaaaattacaaacacAAGAAATTAAGAGCCTTACCTGAATGAATTTACCTCTCAGACAGAAATTATAGTAATTACCTGCCTGCCTTTGATACGACAGTAGTTTCTGTCTGAGCATTTCTGCCCAGCGTTTAAATGTTTCTGGTAGATCTTCAAGCATTCTTCATCTGAGGCTTTTCCCCCCCATAGAAATCCTGCAGAAAGGAAagataaaccagaaaaattgTTGGTAACACATTCAAACAACTCACATCTAGATATGTAACAGCAGGAGACAGAAGCAAAATTTTTGGGTGATCTGACAaatattgaaaagaaacaaactatTTCTCTAACACAGTAGGCccacaaaagcaaaactgaCTGAAGAACACAGGGGTTTTTTACCAAGGCAGAGCAAGGTGTTACTACCTGCCTAGAAGAAATTCATAATAATCccctaaaaatacagaaaacctatttttttttaattaaaaatacgATCACACCATTAAATTATCACATTGGCAATATTCACTGTTTTTCAGGTATTACGTTCAGGATgatttaatacatttttcagagcatacacaaataaatattcagaatGCCTAAGTACCTTCCCCTGCCTTGGCACAGATTCTCCTCAGAAGCAGCCAGGACTCAGAGATATTCTAATTGCTCACCAGAGAGCATTGCCATGTCACTGTCACAAAAAAAGCAATCTCAAACAACCTCCTGTACCCAAAACTCACCTTAAGAGCTTACCGTGTGTTTTAcataaaccaaaaatatttgaagttgTTTACTGGAATTGTTTTGAAACacaaaatggaataaaattccTAAGTGCTTAAGCATCTTAGGCATTCATTTGAATAGTTTTGCATGGCATATATGAAATATCTCAGTTCTATATAGTACAGCTGCAAGAAATCATATGataaggggattttttttcctcatttattcCTATCAATGAAATATTGAGCACAAGAACATAGTGTATAAAATGTATTGGTCTCCTTGGACATGAAAATATTGGAAAGACAGGCATACATCCCTAAAGGTGGCTGTGGATTAGACTTGATGAACACCTGCCAGCCTTCCCCCTCAGCATTTTCTCTAGTATGGTTAAGAGGGGGAggtacatacatacatacagtGCTCCAGGTATGACCAGGGGATATcaggaagcacagcagtgctAAGACacttaatttaaacaaaaaaagaaactggattCCAGCTTTTGAGGTGACTTTATCTGGCAGCAGTGCAGTAGGATTCCCGAGGATGCTGTTCTACTGTAGAACCAACTTAGAGCCTCCCATTTTCTATTCTGCAAGAGCAGTTCAAACAGGATGCAGCCCTTCTTGCTGAGATGCACCCAGAATGCCGGGCTCAGTGTTGTTGGTGAAGGTTAGAGTTGTTAGTGAAGCTGTGTTTTCCACGGTGTTATCTGCTTGCTTGAACATCATTTCCTGTAGTTATTAATTTTCTGCTTGTGCACGAAATCAATTTACATCCTGACTCCCTATGCTTATTTcgcttttttctttaaactaaAAGAGTGAAAATCAATTCAAAAttgttctgcagctgctgaattATTCTCCATATAATGTCTTTACCAATGCTGAGGGGCACCATCATGCAGCTGCTTATAGGAACTGGATTTCATCTCACTGAGTGAACGGCGAAGGATCAGTCCCTGCACATTAACActgtgggaaaagggaagatCTTTCAACTCCAGTCTTTCTTAAGGAGATGCACTATAAAAAATGTTCCAGCTATATGAAGGACGGACaacaggggctgcagcagaggtggagcagggagctgtgtgcgtcagaaagagaaaagaaagaggtgCTGTAGTGGCCAAGGATGGGCCGCTAGCCCCTCTCACGGCAGGTCCAgtgcctcctgcagcctcagcctcaCCTGAGACGCCACCTCAGCAGCCCCGCCCGGCCAACTCCAGCACCGCCACCAGCACGTCCCGCCCCGCTGCCCCGCAGAGGAAAGGGGCTGCCGAGCTGCGGACCCGGTCTGGGCCACgtcccccctccccacctgcAGCTGGGCTCAACTGGGCTCGGCCGGGATTAGGCTGGGCTCGCCTAGGCTCGCCTTGGTTCGGCTCCGCTCGCCTTGGTTCGGCTGCGCTCGCCTAGGCTCGCCTTGGTTCGGCTCCGCTCGCCTCGGTTCGGCTGCGCTCGGCTGAGCGCCGCTCGGCTCGTCTCGGTCCGCagctccgggccggccccgccggaGGCGACGGCTTGGTGtgcgcggcggggccggtggGCGTGGAGCGGAGGGCGGCCGGAGCTGTCCGGAGGCCTTGCGGGCTGCCCCCGACCCTGGGAGGGCGGCGGCATCTCGCGTCTGGCAGGCCGGGCGCTGGCCGGGGTCCGCAGCGGGGCCCGGCCGTGCTTCAGCGGGCCAGGGCTCTCCGCCTCACCGCGGGGGCaccgggaggaggcggcggtGGCGGTGAGGAGCAAGGAGCTCTTGCGGGCCGGACCCCGGGGGTGGCCGGGATCGGCGGCAGCCGGGCCTCCCTCGCATCCGGTGCGGGTCGCGGGCCCACGGGGCTCTGCGGAGGGGCCTGGGCCGGCGGAGGCGGGGCCGGGAAGGCTCCGGGACCTCGGCAGAGACAGCTGCGGGGCTGAAGGCGGGGTGGCCGTCTGCTCCAGGTCTGTGCTCGCATCCTGCTCAAAAACACGGCGCTATTGAAGCGGGCATTCAGATCAGCCCTTTGCTGGCTGGTAGGAGAGTTCTCTGTGCAAATGtcccctggaaaaaaaactgCATGTAATCTCGTTCTGTCATATGAAAAGATTACATGATGAGGGATTTTCATAATTAACCTTTGACTCTCGTGCTTTCCTAGTCTGGCGTTCAGGGAGAGAGATAGATGACGTTGAAACCATTCACTTATCCGTTGCCCGAAACAAGATTTCTTCATGCTGGCAGGCATGTGTACAAATTTAAAATCCGGTATGGCAGCTTCAACAGGTACGTGTGTTAAAGCTGAGAAGTCTGCCTGCTGTTAGTTGACTGCATGTGGCAGTGAGTTAACACAAGATGTTCGAACACAAAACACAAGTGGGTAGAAACTTCACACAGAACAATCCTTGTGAATCAGGGATGTTTTTTAAGAGTAATAGATTAGGAATTTATCTGCCTACtaagtattttttcctgttcagcAGGAATTATATTTTGTTGCTGTTTAAACTGTTACATGAAATGTAGCTTAATTGCATTTTGGCTGGGATGATTCCAGCTCTCTCTTTGTTTCGCAGCTCTCCCAGTCTCAGTCTCACTGAAAGTGCTGCCAAGGAATCAGAGGTAGGAGCTGAGGCAGGTCCATAGGACCTCTGATGGGTGTTAGGCTGAACAAATCATATGCTTGTTACGGGATTGAGAACATTTTGTCAAATGCAGCATTTCAAGTGTGGGTAATGGGGAACTTCCCTGGAGAGTCtgagcatgaaaaaaaaacccagacaaaaatgaaaaatattcctcaGCAGGCAAAATTTAGTGTAGAAGAGTCATGCTTTTGTTTGAAATATTCCAGAGAAGCTACTGACAGTTCAAACTGGACAAATGGAAACTCCTGTTCGTTGAGCTAGTCGCCCCCAGTTCCTCTCTGAGTCCTCTTCAGAGTCATTTCTGCAGGAGCCCTTTCCCAGGATTTCAGTCTCAGCCTCAAAATTGACCACTGCTTTCAAGTTGTCAGGTTTGACTAGCTGCTAGACCCTCTTGGTTtttcaggagctgtggcagtgctggtgagCTGGCTTGATAGAGGCTAATCTAATGCTAAATTGCACATGCTTTCCTTGCAGCTGTGGAATCAATGGGTGTTCCCAGCCATTACTAAGAAATTGAGACAAATGTACTGCCAACTCCTTCCTATTACttaatttctaaaaatcttCAGACTACAGTAATAGCATTAAAAACCTTACTGAAGAAAATGTGCTGATTTTAATTGATATGAagaattactcttttttttcacatttgaaaataatgagGGGTATAAAAATTTTGTGTTTGTAGAGGAGGAGTTTGTTGAGGCTTAACTGCAGTTCCCTTGTAACTGATTTAGGTTACTATTCAGAGAAAGAAGAGTAGGTAAATGCTGTGTGTGTtttgctggaaaaataaaattacactCCTTAAATTTAAAAGCACACTTCTATTTTCCATAGTACTTCTTCTATGTTAATTCAAGATTGACATACTCATTCACCTAAATTTCTGTGAGTCTGTTAGTGCAGTGCACTCTAAAATGGCAAGagggagcaggaagaagaagggggggaggaaaagcagaatatCTAGAACCTGGTCTTCCATGATTCATGCAAACTGtaatgttaattttttcccaAGCCTTGAAAGTGTACATGACAGTGGAATTGTGactgtgtttttaattatttcctttgtttatttttttttggcctCTCCAGGAAGTGGTTCGAGTAATCCTTGGAAATCTTGATGATTTACACCCATTTTCTACAGACCACTTCACTGTCTTTCCATGTATCCTTTCTTTCCTACTCATAAAAGATGGAATGACTCGTATCTGTTGGGCATTGCATAAGTCAACATTTATGTGTAGGAGTGTGCAGATCTGCGTCAATCTGTGCAGTCTGACGTTGGCTGAAGGTATTGTGGGCACCTCAGGTGTTGTCTTCACCAGAGAACTGATGTGACAAGAGtgttttgcagtgttttcaTCCAAAGGGCCCTGGGTTCCAGATCAGCTTTAGCCAGATCAGGTGAGGTGTATTTAAGTGCCAGAAGCCCACCCCGTgcttgcaggcacagctggtgcCTTGTTCCCAAAGGTTCCTAGGAGGTGACGCGCTCCTCACaggcccagcagtgctggcccACGGGCAGGGTGCTCACAGTGCTGTTCTTGTGAGGGCCCTCCAGGTTCAACCACCGTGAGCCTTTGGGGATGGAGGATGGCAGCAGGTGTGAGTCTGTGCTCGTGTCTCAGACATGGCTGAGAGAAGCAAAAAGCACCTCACAGAGTGAGCTTTACAAGGAGCAGTAGTTGAGCTAAGGTAATTCCAAGTCCAGACGGGCTTTTGAACACACAAAGCCTGCAAGATTGTCATCCAGTTGTGCTGGTCCCGAAGCCTAGAAACAAATGTGAAGCACATGTCAGCATTCACCTTACTGTGCTCATGCCCCTCAGTCCTGTGGGACCAGTGAGCAGATCTTTTCCATCTTCCCTGAAGTTTGCAGAGGCATTGAGCTGCTGTCAGTCTGGCCTGCTGTCCACAGTGCTGTGCAATTGCACAGCATCGTCATGTAGAAGCTGATACTTAACTATTGGCATGCACAGGTTTTGAGGAGTGTAGTTTCCTGAGATTTCACTTTTGATATCGAAGTGCTGAGGCATTTGAGATTGGATTATTCTAGCTAGCAGCTGTACTACAGGCTCCTCCACTTTCTAGGTGTTTTTTCATCACAATGTACCAAGACTggccttcatttttttcttctggcttgTGCAACTGGACAGAATTTAGTCATGTCTGCTACATATTCTGCGGATTATTCATTTAAATCAACGATAAATTGATAAAAGATATGGTAACCATTGATATTTCTGTTGTAGTTGCTGTTGTGTAATGGCTTAAGAAGTTACTCTCCTGAGGCTTTAGTTGAAGAGAAAAGTAATTCAGTTAAATATTAGCGTTTTCCAGTCCCAAAGGTGTGTCAGCTTCTGGATCAGATCTGGCATTACCTCCTGTGATTCTGAGTGCCCAGGAGTAATGAACACCTCCAGGGCATTCCCCTTCTGTCTTAGAAGACTGCATTAAGCCTCCTAATAGCAGGCAGGAACGAGGCCATCCTCTTTCTCTGTCCAAAGCGGGTACATATGACAGGAACTTATTCCTGTCAGTCAAGAAGATAAGGTAGCCAAGAGCATCATTATACAGGAGACACCCAAC encodes the following:
- the LOC134547817 gene encoding uncharacterized protein LOC134547817, with product MPGSVLLVKARLGSAPLALVRLRSPRLALVRLRSPRFGCARLSAARLVSVRSSGPAPPEATAWCARRGRWAWSGGRPELSGGLAGCPRPWEGGGISRLAGRALAGVRSGARPCFSGPGLSASPRGHREEAAVAVRSKELLRAGPRGWPGSAAAGPPSHPVRVAGPRGSAEGPGPAEAGPGRLRDLGRDSCGAEGGVAVCSSSPSLSLTESAAKESEEVVRVILGNLDDLHPFSTDHFTVFPYLSKWERVSKMKFKHENVHLVPYPYICTLYLELNSFQRNISCGKEVKKGTDELNSSKANELEFSPASLTKDCDQLSSWEPVEFALEQKRVASQAEGAVQLLQQTDQTGKKGNMKSEGRGLSQSWRSIIFAPLQHLFGGKK